The following coding sequences are from one Comamonas koreensis window:
- a CDS encoding GntR family transcriptional regulator, translating to MADRFESVNTESKGDQIYAQLAQALVKGHLLPGERLKIRELAAQMGTSVTPVRDAILRLVQHGVLVMLSPRDIRVRRLTLDEYLEIRNIRVELEGMAASQAAVRATPDEVQRLAEQVQHNEDAVRRGDIAQAIALNQDFHFALCQLARMPLLSDILYGLWLKMGPLIAQSYSEGGRSMIDHHYPVVEALRRNDAHAARVAIQTDLLSGGQSIYERFGRVVEEHGAG from the coding sequence ATGGCAGACCGATTCGAGAGCGTCAACACCGAGAGCAAGGGCGATCAGATCTATGCCCAGCTGGCGCAGGCGCTGGTCAAAGGGCACTTGCTACCGGGTGAGCGTCTCAAGATCCGCGAGCTGGCCGCGCAGATGGGCACCAGCGTGACGCCTGTGCGCGATGCCATCCTGCGCCTGGTGCAGCACGGCGTGCTGGTGATGCTCAGCCCCCGCGATATACGCGTGCGGCGCCTGACCTTGGACGAGTACCTGGAGATCCGCAACATCCGTGTGGAGCTCGAAGGCATGGCCGCCAGCCAGGCCGCCGTGCGCGCCACGCCTGACGAAGTGCAGCGCCTGGCCGAGCAGGTGCAGCACAACGAGGACGCGGTGCGGCGCGGTGATATTGCCCAGGCGATTGCGCTGAACCAGGATTTTCACTTTGCGCTGTGCCAGCTGGCCCGCATGCCGCTGCTGTCCGATATCTTGTACGGCCTGTGGCTGAAGATGGGCCCGCTGATCGCCCAGAGCTACAGCGAAGGCGGCCGCAGCATGATCGACCACCACTACCCCGTTGTCGAAGCCCTGCGCCGCAACGACGCGCATGCCGCGCGCGTGGCGATCCAGACCGATTTGCTATCGGGGGGGCAGTCGATTTATGAGCGGTTTGGGCGGGTGGTCGAGGAGCACGGGGCGGGTTGA